From Streptomyces sp. NBC_01754, a single genomic window includes:
- the cysS gene encoding cysteine--tRNA ligase, with protein sequence MTIRLYDTNARQIRDFVPLTAGCVSIYLCGATVQAAPHIGHIRSGLNFDIMRRWFAHRGYDVTFIRNVTDIDDKIIKKAAEQNRPWWSIGYENERAFNDGYAALGCLPPTYEPRATGHITEMVEMMRGLIERGHAYEADGNVYFDVRSYEGYLELSNQDLDELRQPSGEGETGKRDPRDFAMWKAAKPGEPSWETPWGRGRPGWHLECSAMAHKYLGSAFDIHGGGIDLIFPHHENEIAQAKAFGDTFARYWVHNGWVTMSGEKMSKSLGNSVLVSEMVKRWRPIVLRYYLGTPHYRSMIEYSEEALREAESAFTRIEGFVQRVTELAGGEVAPAAEVPPAFAEAMDDDLGVPQALAIVHTTVRQGNSALAADDKEAAVARLAEVRAMLGVLGLDPLDAHWTSESAGEDLHGVVDTLVRLVLDQRQAARERKDWPAADAIRDQLSQAGLVVEDGPGGPRWTLGAR encoded by the coding sequence GTGACTATTCGCCTGTACGACACCAACGCCCGGCAGATCCGTGACTTCGTCCCGCTCACAGCGGGCTGTGTCTCGATCTACCTCTGTGGCGCGACTGTCCAGGCCGCCCCGCACATCGGGCACATCCGTTCCGGGCTGAACTTCGACATCATGCGCCGCTGGTTCGCCCACCGCGGCTACGACGTGACGTTCATCCGCAACGTCACCGACATCGACGACAAGATCATCAAGAAGGCGGCGGAGCAGAACCGCCCCTGGTGGTCCATCGGCTACGAGAACGAGCGGGCCTTCAACGACGGCTACGCCGCGCTCGGCTGCCTCCCGCCCACCTACGAACCGCGCGCCACCGGCCACATCACCGAGATGGTCGAGATGATGCGCGGCCTCATCGAGCGCGGCCACGCCTACGAGGCGGACGGCAACGTCTACTTCGACGTCCGCTCGTACGAGGGGTACCTGGAGCTCTCCAACCAGGACCTGGACGAACTGCGTCAGCCTTCCGGCGAGGGCGAGACGGGCAAGCGCGACCCGCGCGACTTCGCGATGTGGAAGGCGGCCAAGCCGGGAGAGCCCAGCTGGGAGACCCCCTGGGGGCGCGGCCGGCCCGGCTGGCACCTGGAGTGCTCCGCGATGGCGCACAAGTACCTGGGCAGCGCCTTCGACATCCACGGCGGCGGCATCGACCTGATCTTCCCGCACCACGAGAACGAGATCGCCCAGGCCAAGGCCTTCGGCGACACGTTCGCGCGGTACTGGGTGCACAACGGCTGGGTCACCATGTCCGGCGAGAAGATGTCGAAGTCCCTCGGCAACTCCGTCCTCGTCAGCGAGATGGTCAAGCGGTGGCGCCCCATCGTGCTGCGCTACTACCTCGGCACCCCGCACTACCGGTCCATGATCGAGTACAGCGAGGAGGCGCTGCGCGAGGCCGAGTCCGCCTTCACGCGGATCGAGGGCTTCGTACAGCGGGTCACCGAGCTGGCCGGTGGCGAGGTCGCTCCGGCGGCCGAGGTCCCGCCCGCGTTCGCCGAGGCCATGGACGACGACCTGGGTGTCCCGCAGGCGCTGGCGATCGTCCACACCACCGTCCGGCAGGGCAATTCGGCCCTCGCGGCGGACGACAAGGAAGCGGCCGTCGCCCGCCTCGCCGAGGTCCGTGCCATGCTCGGTGTCCTGGGACTCGACCCGCTCGACGCACACTGGACGAGCGAGAGCGCGGGCGAGGACCTGCACGGGGTCGTGGACACTCTCGTACGCCTCGTCCTGGACCAGCGCCAGGCGGCACGCGAGCGCAAGGACTGGCCCGCGGCCGACGCCATCCGCGACCAGTTGAGCCAGGCGGGGCTGGTCGTCGAGGACGGCCCCGGCGGACCCCGGTGGACCCTCGGCGCGCGCTGA
- a CDS encoding nucleotidyltransferase family protein: MHTYPTQAVILAGGQGSRLRPYTDDRPKPMVEIPGTGTPIIGHQLSWLAAEGVTDAVVSCGHLAGVLQEWLASAVLPLRVTTVVEDEPLGRGGGLKHAAARLPDPSQPWYATNGDIWTRFSLREMAAFHTERDATATLALARPRIPWGAVETDAFGHITDFIESPPSPYLINAGVYVFAPAFTSLLPDRGDHERTTFPGLARERRLAGYPLPHGAYWRAIDTAKDLTEAAKELGARHPGGA; this comes from the coding sequence ATGCATACATATCCGACGCAGGCCGTGATCCTGGCGGGTGGCCAGGGCTCCCGGCTGCGTCCGTACACCGATGACCGCCCCAAGCCGATGGTCGAGATCCCTGGCACCGGGACCCCGATCATCGGCCATCAGTTGTCCTGGCTGGCCGCCGAGGGCGTCACCGACGCCGTGGTCTCGTGCGGCCATCTCGCCGGCGTCCTCCAGGAGTGGCTGGCGTCGGCCGTGCTTCCGTTGCGCGTCACCACCGTCGTCGAGGACGAGCCACTGGGCCGGGGCGGCGGTCTCAAGCATGCCGCGGCGCGGCTCCCCGACCCGTCGCAGCCCTGGTACGCGACCAACGGTGACATCTGGACGCGGTTCTCCCTGCGGGAGATGGCCGCCTTCCACACCGAGCGGGACGCCACCGCGACCCTCGCGCTCGCCCGTCCCCGGATCCCCTGGGGCGCCGTCGAGACGGACGCGTTCGGGCACATCACGGACTTCATCGAGTCGCCGCCCTCGCCGTACCTGATCAACGCCGGGGTGTACGTCTTCGCGCCCGCGTTCACGTCGCTGCTGCCGGATCGCGGTGACCACGAGCGGACGACGTTCCCGGGGCTGGCCCGCGAGCGCCGGCTGGCCGGCTATCCGCTGCCGCACGGGGCGTACTGGCGTGCCATCGACACCGCGAAGGACCTCACCGAGGCGGCGAAGGAACTGGGAGCCCGCCACCCGGGCGGCGCCTGA
- a CDS encoding DoxX family membrane protein, with translation MSVDTRTPRFDDQPALSMTRVDSDPAQVIVSHASFRVQLAPGQRTRLRPVAPAGPVRIPAMSGAPGRRRAPVVWSGRSAPGDPGATGLLQAVRSSTAGSLGTTPADAFGGGDGDATGGGSTQVIPLLEETQPNPVLLAPHQPGGGRTGPLLPPMRRAVGAYDPVESATGGREDEEDPDDTGEVENRQSGDTVRHAYYPGRRMNLGVVLLPLRVVIGFISIYAGMGKLCDPVYFDDSDRGSMVRWLTSLHPWSVAEPVRDFALTHPVGTGLSVAFLQVVVGVLTVLGLWQRIAAGFGLLLAATLVIAVSWRDTAAYDASDIIFLAAWSPLVIAGAPVYSLDGRLAGEAWRTLGPRSAIWDLRRRVLRRGAVVATVVVGLTLLVGAMLGGAVRSTGVVTVPGPGGHPTNQLPGSPLPDETAGKHGKPSRSPEQRHSEVTPSTAPTTPSAEASTPGAESVPEGGQAPEASSGQPSQTQGTGQEPPAETAPQEPPADSVGPTSSGGTGSGGSTGGSDEDGSPDEGSTGGAGRNPIGGLLG, from the coding sequence ATGAGTGTGGACACCAGAACGCCTCGGTTCGACGACCAACCCGCCCTAAGCATGACAAGGGTGGACAGCGACCCCGCCCAGGTCATCGTCAGCCACGCAAGCTTCCGGGTGCAGCTCGCCCCGGGCCAGCGCACACGTCTGCGCCCCGTGGCCCCCGCCGGACCGGTGAGGATCCCCGCCATGAGCGGCGCGCCCGGCCGCAGGCGGGCTCCCGTGGTCTGGAGCGGCAGGTCCGCACCGGGCGACCCCGGGGCCACCGGACTCCTGCAAGCCGTACGGAGTTCCACCGCGGGTTCTCTCGGCACCACGCCCGCCGACGCCTTCGGGGGAGGCGACGGCGACGCCACGGGCGGTGGCAGCACCCAGGTCATCCCGCTCCTGGAGGAGACCCAGCCCAACCCCGTGCTCCTCGCACCGCATCAGCCCGGTGGCGGTCGCACCGGACCGCTGCTCCCCCCGATGCGGCGGGCCGTCGGTGCCTACGACCCCGTCGAGTCGGCCACCGGCGGCCGGGAGGACGAGGAGGACCCCGACGACACCGGCGAGGTGGAGAACCGCCAGAGCGGCGACACCGTCCGGCACGCCTACTACCCCGGACGCCGGATGAACCTCGGCGTCGTCCTGCTCCCGCTGCGCGTCGTCATCGGCTTCATCTCCATCTACGCCGGAATGGGCAAGCTCTGCGACCCGGTCTACTTCGACGACAGCGACCGCGGTTCCATGGTGCGGTGGCTGACGTCCCTGCACCCCTGGTCCGTCGCCGAACCGGTCCGTGACTTCGCGCTGACGCACCCCGTGGGTACCGGACTCTCCGTCGCCTTCCTCCAGGTCGTCGTCGGCGTCCTGACCGTCCTCGGCCTCTGGCAGCGGATCGCCGCGGGCTTCGGGCTGCTGCTCGCCGCCACCCTCGTCATCGCGGTCAGCTGGCGTGACACCGCCGCCTACGACGCCTCCGACATCATCTTCCTGGCGGCGTGGAGCCCTCTCGTCATCGCGGGCGCCCCGGTCTACTCCCTGGACGGGCGCCTCGCCGGCGAGGCCTGGCGCACGCTCGGACCGCGCTCGGCGATCTGGGACCTGCGCCGACGGGTCCTTCGTCGCGGTGCCGTCGTCGCCACCGTCGTCGTCGGCCTCACCCTGCTGGTCGGCGCGATGCTGGGCGGTGCGGTCCGTTCCACCGGGGTCGTCACGGTGCCCGGTCCCGGCGGCCACCCGACCAACCAGCTGCCCGGCTCGCCGCTCCCCGACGAGACCGCCGGGAAGCACGGGAAGCCTTCCCGCTCGCCGGAACAGCGCCACTCCGAGGTCACACCGTCCACCGCGCCCACCACCCCCTCCGCCGAGGCTTCCACGCCGGGCGCCGAATCCGTCCCTGAGGGAGGCCAGGCACCGGAGGCGAGCAGCGGGCAGCCCAGCCAGACCCAGGGCACCGGCCAGGAACCCCCGGCGGAGACCGCCCCGCAGGAGCCCCCGGCCGACAGTGTGGGACCGACCTCCTCGGGCGGCACCGGCAGCGGCGGCTCCACCGGCGGGTCCGACGAGGACGGATCCCCGGACGAGGGTTCCACCGGAGGAGCCGGCCGGAACCCCATCGGCGGCCTCCTCGGCTGA
- a CDS encoding ABC transporter ATP-binding protein, which produces MASVTFDKASRVYPGSTKPAVDQLEIDIEDGEFLVLVGPSGCGKSTSLRMLAGLEDVNGGAIRIGDRDVTHLPPKDRDIAMVFQNYALYPHMTVADNMGFALKIAGVNKTDIRAKVEEAAKMLDLSEYLDRKPKALSGGQRQRVAMGRAIVREPQVFLMDEPLSNLDAKLRVSTRTQIASLQRRLGITTVYVTHDQVEALTMGDRVAVLKDGLLQQVDSPRNMYDRPANLFVAGFIGSPAMNLIEVPITDGGVKFGNSVVPVSRAALSAAADRGDRTVTVGIRPEHFDIVEHGDGAAQSLTKDSSAAPAGLAVSVNVVEELGADGFVYGAAQVGGEHQDLVVRVGGRAVPEKGTELHVVPRPEELHVFATSTGERLTD; this is translated from the coding sequence ATGGCCAGTGTCACGTTCGACAAGGCGTCCCGCGTCTACCCCGGCTCCACGAAGCCGGCCGTGGACCAGCTCGAGATCGACATCGAGGACGGCGAGTTCCTCGTCCTCGTCGGTCCTTCCGGTTGTGGCAAGTCGACCTCCCTGCGCATGCTCGCGGGTCTTGAGGACGTCAACGGCGGTGCGATCCGCATCGGTGACCGTGACGTCACGCACCTGCCCCCGAAGGACCGGGACATCGCCATGGTGTTCCAGAACTACGCGCTCTATCCGCACATGACCGTCGCGGACAACATGGGCTTCGCGCTCAAGATCGCCGGTGTGAACAAGACCGACATCCGGGCGAAGGTCGAAGAGGCCGCCAAGATGCTGGACCTCAGCGAGTACCTGGACCGCAAGCCGAAGGCGCTCTCCGGTGGTCAGCGTCAGCGTGTGGCGATGGGCCGTGCCATCGTGCGTGAGCCGCAGGTCTTCCTCATGGACGAGCCGCTGTCGAACCTCGACGCCAAGCTCCGTGTTTCGACGCGTACGCAGATCGCCTCCCTGCAGCGCCGCCTCGGCATCACCACCGTCTACGTCACCCACGACCAGGTCGAGGCCCTCACCATGGGCGACCGCGTCGCGGTCCTCAAGGACGGTCTGCTCCAGCAGGTCGACTCGCCGCGCAACATGTACGACCGCCCGGCGAACCTCTTCGTGGCCGGCTTCATCGGCTCCCCCGCGATGAACCTCATCGAGGTGCCGATCACCGACGGCGGTGTGAAGTTCGGCAACAGCGTCGTCCCGGTCTCCCGGGCCGCGCTCTCCGCCGCCGCCGACCGCGGCGACCGCACGGTCACGGTCGGCATCCGCCCGGAGCACTTCGACATCGTCGAGCACGGTGACGGCGCCGCCCAGTCCCTCACCAAGGACTCCTCCGCCGCACCGGCCGGTCTGGCCGTCTCCGTGAACGTCGTCGAGGAGCTCGGCGCCGACGGCTTCGTCTACGGTGCCGCACAGGTCGGTGGCGAGCACCAGGACCTGGTCGTCCGCGTCGGCGGCCGTGCCGTCCCGGAGAAGGGCACCGAGCTGCACGTCGTGCCGCGCCCGGAGGAGCTGCACGTCTTCGCGACGTCGACCGGTGAGCGCCTCACCGACTGA
- a CDS encoding MFS transporter, with protein sequence MTVRTAGTGEEAPGLKAYIRLLTATQCAFNIGFYAVLPYLAAHLGDGLGMAGWLVGLVLGLRTFSQQGLFVVGGALTDRHGPRPVVLAGCVLRIAGFCWLAQAGSTATVIGAVLLIGFAAALFSPAVESETARAAVAQERATGAPRAQVLAVFSAAGQAGAFLGPLLGTLLLLLGGGFRAACLAGAVVFVGVLAGHARLMPRRPRTVREPGERAVFSREVFANRPFLLLCLTYSTYLVSYNQLYLALPAEVERATGSQSALGVLFALSSLLVVAAQLPLTRWSARRIAPRTALVAGLAVVAAGFAAVPLAPGGPAGLLPGATLVVLLTLGQMLLVPAARGLVPDLVEDHRLGLATGALSSVSGLAVLLGSAASGTLLDAPGPVLWAVLAAVPLAGAGLALALPGRAPVRVEAGIRPRIPAPGPSGDGTKRRP encoded by the coding sequence GTGACGGTCCGCACCGCCGGGACCGGGGAGGAGGCACCCGGCCTCAAGGCGTACATCCGGCTGCTGACCGCCACGCAGTGCGCCTTCAACATCGGCTTCTACGCCGTCCTGCCCTACCTCGCCGCCCACCTCGGCGACGGGCTCGGCATGGCGGGCTGGCTCGTCGGACTCGTCCTGGGGCTGCGCACCTTCAGCCAGCAGGGCCTCTTCGTCGTCGGCGGCGCCCTCACCGACCGCCACGGCCCCCGCCCGGTCGTCCTGGCCGGGTGCGTACTGCGTATCGCCGGGTTCTGCTGGCTGGCCCAGGCGGGATCCACCGCCACCGTCATCGGGGCCGTCCTGCTCATCGGCTTCGCCGCCGCGCTGTTCTCGCCCGCCGTGGAATCCGAGACCGCCCGGGCCGCCGTCGCCCAGGAGCGCGCCACCGGCGCCCCGCGCGCCCAGGTCCTCGCCGTGTTCTCCGCCGCCGGACAGGCCGGGGCCTTCCTCGGACCGCTGCTGGGGACCCTGCTGCTGCTCCTGGGCGGCGGGTTCCGGGCCGCCTGCCTCGCCGGGGCCGTCGTCTTCGTCGGCGTACTGGCCGGGCACGCCCGTCTGATGCCGCGCCGGCCACGCACCGTCCGCGAGCCCGGCGAACGGGCGGTGTTCTCCCGGGAGGTCTTCGCCAACCGGCCCTTCCTCCTGCTCTGTCTCACCTACAGCACCTACCTCGTCTCCTACAACCAGCTCTACCTGGCCCTGCCCGCCGAGGTGGAGCGCGCCACCGGGTCGCAGAGCGCGCTCGGCGTCCTCTTCGCGCTCTCCTCCCTGCTCGTGGTCGCCGCCCAGCTCCCCCTCACCCGCTGGTCCGCCCGCCGTATCGCCCCCAGGACCGCGCTCGTGGCGGGCCTGGCGGTCGTCGCGGCGGGCTTCGCGGCCGTCCCCCTCGCTCCGGGCGGGCCCGCCGGTCTGCTTCCCGGGGCGACGCTGGTCGTGCTGCTCACCCTGGGGCAGATGCTCCTGGTGCCGGCCGCGCGGGGCCTTGTACCGGATCTCGTCGAGGACCACCGCCTGGGCCTGGCCACCGGCGCCCTGTCCTCGGTCTCCGGACTGGCCGTCCTGCTGGGCAGCGCCGCCTCCGGCACGCTGCTGGACGCCCCGGGGCCCGTCCTGTGGGCCGTGCTCGCCGCCGTGCCGCTGGCCGGAGCGGGTTTGGCACTGGCCCTCCCGGGGCGGGCGCCGGTCCGCGTCGAGGCCGGAATCCGACCCCGGATCCCGGCCCCCGGCCCGAGCGGGGACGGCACGAAGCGCCGCCCGTGA
- the rlmB gene encoding 23S rRNA (guanosine(2251)-2'-O)-methyltransferase RlmB produces the protein MAGNSQRRNRRTSNKKGMQVGSGGQRRRGLEGKGPTPPASARKGHKKNRVANAQAKQAAARRPAPRRGGVKGTSEMVVGRNPVYEALRDGVPATTLYVQQYIDNDERVRECLQLAGERGNINLMEAPRPELDRMTRGLNHQGLVLQVPPYEYAHPEDLTAAAYDNDEEPLIVALDGVTDPRNLGAIVRSVSAFGGHGVVVPERRAAGMTAGAWKSSAGTAARTPVSRVTNLTRALEGYQKAGLTVVGLAADGEHTVEDLEALDGPVVVVIGSEGKGLGRLVGETCDYRVRISMPGGAESLNAGVAAGIVLYEVARRRA, from the coding sequence ATGGCCGGGAACAGCCAGCGCAGGAACCGCCGCACGTCCAACAAGAAGGGCATGCAGGTCGGCAGCGGTGGCCAGCGACGCCGTGGTCTCGAAGGCAAGGGACCGACGCCGCCCGCCTCCGCCCGTAAGGGCCACAAGAAGAACCGGGTCGCGAACGCCCAGGCCAAGCAGGCCGCCGCCCGCCGCCCCGCCCCCCGCCGCGGCGGGGTCAAGGGCACCTCGGAGATGGTCGTCGGCCGCAACCCGGTCTACGAGGCGCTGCGCGACGGCGTCCCCGCGACGACCCTCTACGTCCAGCAGTACATCGACAACGACGAGCGGGTCCGCGAGTGCCTCCAGCTCGCCGGTGAGCGCGGCAACATCAACCTGATGGAGGCCCCCCGCCCCGAGCTCGACCGGATGACCAGGGGCCTGAACCACCAGGGCCTCGTCCTCCAGGTCCCGCCGTACGAGTACGCGCACCCGGAGGACCTCACCGCCGCCGCGTACGACAACGACGAGGAACCGCTCATCGTCGCCCTCGACGGGGTCACCGACCCGCGTAACCTCGGCGCGATCGTCCGCTCCGTCTCGGCCTTCGGCGGCCACGGGGTCGTCGTGCCCGAGCGGCGCGCCGCCGGGATGACGGCCGGGGCGTGGAAGTCCTCGGCCGGCACCGCCGCCCGTACGCCGGTCTCCCGGGTCACCAACCTGACCCGTGCCCTGGAGGGTTACCAGAAGGCGGGCCTGACCGTCGTCGGCCTCGCCGCCGACGGCGAGCACACGGTCGAGGACCTGGAGGCGCTCGACGGGCCGGTCGTCGTCGTCATCGGCAGCGAGGGCAAGGGGCTGGGCCGTCTCGTGGGCGAGACCTGCGACTACCGGGTCCGGATCTCCATGCCGGGCGGCGCCGAGTCCCTGAACGCCGGGGTCGCCGCCGGTATCGTCCTGTACGAGGTGGCGCGCCGCCGCGCCTGA
- a CDS encoding ABC transporter permease subunit: protein MRYLGRRLAVLAAVVALIGLLPWLTRTDPALTILHARYADRPPTPAVLDAIRAETGLDGGPPRVLGDWAGGLFRGDLGESWVSGEPVGPDVMPALGVSLTLMGCSLAVALLLALALAAPTLRRGARRGLATTRAGVGAAVLAALPEFLLAAVLATLLAVQLGWFPALGWGGADQAVLPALAMGVPAGALLGRLLDDALPAAFAEPWARAATAGGMPPRRIAAHALRRTAPALLPQLGLIVVGLTGGAVAVETLYAIPGLGGTALAAALAQDLPVLQACVLLLLLLGLAAGLAARLGSRVLLGPARTAGALPALTAPVLPVRRVVTVAAVVLAALLVALTVAGLLRDPLSVDAAARLASPSAAHPLGTDQLGRDVLARLGHGAARTVLVAVGVGAVTLLLGLVLGAMRAGALTETANALPAVLAGLVVAGAVGPGPGGAAAAVAAVGWAPLAAHTSALYTQEKAAPHIAASLALGAGRVHLLRRHLLPGVVPPVVRHAVLRIPAVALALASLGFLGLGTQPPAPEWGRMLSENMPYAERAPWAVLAPAAALAALGALAVLTSAAVRARRRV from the coding sequence ATGCGGTACCTGGGGCGGCGGCTGGCCGTCCTCGCGGCCGTCGTCGCCCTCATCGGCCTGCTGCCCTGGCTGACCCGCACCGATCCGGCCCTGACGATCCTGCACGCCCGTTACGCGGACCGGCCGCCGACGCCTGCCGTCCTCGACGCGATCCGCGCCGAGACCGGGCTCGACGGCGGCCCGCCGCGCGTGCTGGGCGACTGGGCGGGCGGGCTGTTCCGGGGTGACCTGGGGGAGTCCTGGGTCTCCGGGGAACCCGTCGGCCCCGATGTGATGCCCGCCCTGGGTGTCTCCCTGACCCTCATGGGCTGCTCGCTCGCCGTCGCCCTGCTCCTCGCCCTCGCCCTCGCGGCCCCGACCCTGCGGCGGGGCGCGCGCCGCGGACTCGCCACCACCCGGGCCGGTGTCGGCGCCGCCGTCCTGGCCGCGCTGCCGGAATTCCTCCTCGCCGCGGTCCTGGCCACCCTCCTCGCCGTACAGCTCGGCTGGTTCCCCGCCCTGGGCTGGGGCGGCGCCGACCAGGCCGTGCTGCCCGCCCTGGCGATGGGGGTGCCGGCCGGTGCCCTGCTCGGGCGGCTGCTCGACGACGCCCTGCCCGCCGCCTTCGCCGAACCCTGGGCCCGCGCCGCCACCGCCGGCGGCATGCCGCCGCGCCGCATCGCGGCCCACGCCCTGCGCCGTACCGCCCCGGCCCTGCTCCCGCAGCTCGGCCTGATCGTCGTCGGACTGACGGGTGGCGCGGTCGCCGTCGAGACGCTGTACGCCATCCCCGGGCTCGGCGGCACCGCGCTGGCCGCCGCCCTAGCCCAGGACCTGCCCGTCCTCCAGGCCTGCGTCCTGCTGCTGCTCCTGCTGGGTCTCGCCGCCGGGCTCGCGGCCCGGCTCGGCTCCCGGGTCCTGCTCGGCCCGGCGCGTACGGCGGGGGCGCTGCCCGCGCTCACCGCGCCCGTGCTGCCCGTGCGGCGCGTGGTCACCGTCGCCGCCGTGGTCCTCGCCGCGCTCCTGGTCGCCCTCACCGTCGCGGGCCTGCTGCGCGACCCCCTGTCCGTCGACGCCGCCGCCCGCCTCGCCTCCCCCTCGGCCGCCCACCCGCTGGGCACCGACCAGCTGGGCCGCGACGTCCTCGCCCGGCTCGGCCACGGCGCCGCCCGGACCGTCCTCGTCGCGGTCGGCGTCGGCGCCGTCACCCTGTTGCTCGGCCTGGTCCTCGGGGCCATGCGGGCCGGAGCCCTCACCGAGACGGCCAACGCCCTGCCCGCCGTCCTGGCCGGCCTCGTCGTCGCCGGTGCCGTCGGGCCCGGCCCCGGGGGTGCCGCGGCGGCCGTCGCCGCCGTCGGCTGGGCGCCCCTCGCGGCCCACACCTCCGCGCTGTACACACAGGAGAAGGCCGCCCCGCACATCGCCGCGTCCCTGGCCCTGGGCGCCGGGCGGGTCCACCTGCTGCGCCGCCACCTGCTGCCGGGTGTCGTCCCGCCGGTCGTGCGCCACGCCGTCCTGAGGATCCCCGCCGTCGCCCTGGCGCTCGCCTCGCTCGGCTTCCTCGGCCTGGGCACCCAGCCCCCGGCGCCCGAGTGGGGCCGCATGCTCTCGGAGAACATGCCCTACGCCGAACGGGCCCCCTGGGCCGTCCTCGCACCCGCCGCCGCCCTCGCCGCCCTCGGCGCGCTCGCGGTGCTCACCTCGGCGGCCGTACGCGCCAGGAGGCGGGTGTGA